A window from Nitrosopumilus adriaticus encodes these proteins:
- a CDS encoding dihydroorotase, translating into MTYDTVIIDSHVILPQGMVDKNIIIDEGKIVGLTHDTPACDNKINGNGLISVPGPIDTHVHYGVYSPINEAAKTESHAAAIGGITTMMRMLRLGDPFTKSLQAQLDAASKYHYVDYAIHASIFTKTQINEMNFCVDKGITSFKIYMNLGGEIGHVYMDMPPDSFDLVAAQVDVTDEIVEQTVKTAASLGCPVLVHAEDYESCGCGIKTAKEKNQDGLHAWSESRSPEFEAKAIKTVSKFGRDYNCVIYFVHIGSERALAQIEEERKLGTKIFVETCPHYLTLSYEKQQGYLAKVMPPIRTEKDSKAVWSALSNNLINTIGTDHVANQLKLKLGGDDVWGALAGFPGIGTVLPILLNDGVNQNRITLEQFVKFTSQNAAQIFGMYPQKGTLEKNSDADITMIDLKKEKKVTSDLFGGFSDYIVYEGRILKGWPVKTLVRGEIIADNFEVIGKLGHGKLVERKIN; encoded by the coding sequence ATGACGTATGATACTGTGATAATTGATTCACACGTTATTCTTCCTCAAGGGATGGTTGACAAAAATATAATTATTGATGAGGGGAAAATAGTTGGATTAACACATGATACTCCTGCATGTGACAATAAAATTAATGGAAATGGTTTGATCTCTGTCCCAGGTCCAATTGATACTCATGTTCACTATGGGGTATATTCTCCAATTAATGAAGCGGCAAAAACCGAATCACATGCAGCTGCAATTGGAGGAATTACAACAATGATGAGAATGCTGCGATTGGGAGATCCATTTACAAAATCATTACAAGCCCAACTTGATGCGGCATCAAAGTATCATTATGTTGATTATGCAATACACGCTTCAATTTTTACTAAAACTCAAATCAATGAAATGAATTTTTGTGTTGATAAAGGAATCACATCTTTTAAGATTTACATGAATCTAGGCGGTGAAATTGGCCATGTTTACATGGATATGCCGCCTGATTCATTTGATCTTGTTGCAGCCCAAGTTGATGTAACTGATGAAATAGTTGAACAGACAGTAAAGACTGCAGCATCACTTGGTTGTCCAGTACTAGTTCATGCTGAAGACTATGAGTCATGTGGTTGTGGAATTAAAACTGCAAAAGAGAAAAACCAAGATGGATTGCATGCCTGGTCTGAAAGTCGCTCTCCTGAATTTGAGGCAAAAGCAATCAAGACAGTTTCTAAATTTGGACGAGATTACAATTGTGTGATATATTTTGTGCATATTGGTTCTGAGAGGGCTCTTGCACAGATTGAAGAAGAAAGAAAACTTGGCACTAAAATTTTTGTTGAAACTTGCCCTCACTATCTTACACTATCTTATGAGAAACAACAAGGGTATTTAGCTAAAGTAATGCCTCCAATCAGAACAGAAAAAGACTCCAAAGCTGTTTGGAGTGCTTTATCAAACAATTTGATAAACACAATTGGTACAGATCATGTTGCTAATCAATTAAAACTCAAACTTGGTGGAGATGATGTTTGGGGGGCCCTAGCAGGTTTTCCGGGAATTGGAACTGTACTTCCAATCCTGCTCAATGATGGAGTAAATCAAAATAGAATTACTCTAGAGCAATTTGTGAAGTTTACTAGTCAAAATGCTGCTCAAATCTTTGGAATGTATCCACAAAAAGGAACTCTTGAAAAGAATTCTGATGCAGATATTACTATGATTGATTTGAAAAAAGAAAAAAAAGTTACATCTGATTTGTTTGGAGGGTTCTCTGATTATATTGTATATGAGGGAAGAATTCTAAAAGGATGGCCCGTAAA
- a CDS encoding zinc ribbon domain-containing protein — MEVFDGKKAAQDYMSKHTLAFSTPELTLMRFAFWLGDSVPDPKNEGEGIPRMMTYLTEQDFQPVLIDDDKYEPSGAVRSSAVVGNAYNEVQSDGKFCSECGSSLSATAKFCPECGTTQ, encoded by the coding sequence ATGGAAGTTTTTGACGGAAAAAAGGCTGCACAAGATTACATGTCAAAACATACTTTAGCATTCTCTACACCTGAATTAACTCTAATGAGATTTGCATTTTGGCTAGGTGATTCAGTGCCAGATCCAAAAAATGAGGGAGAGGGAATTCCAAGAATGATGACTTATTTGACAGAGCAGGACTTTCAACCAGTCTTAATTGATGATGATAAATATGAACCATCAGGAGCTGTAAGAAGTTCAGCAGTTGTAGGAAATGCATACAATGAAGTACAGTCAGATGGAAAGTTTTGTTCAGAATGCGGATCTAGTTTATCTGCCACAGCAAAGTTTTGTCCTGAATGCGGTACAACACAATAA